The following proteins come from a genomic window of Montipora foliosa isolate CH-2021 chromosome 2, ASM3666993v2, whole genome shotgun sequence:
- the LOC137991198 gene encoding uncharacterized protein, with protein sequence MSSIVRRKTFYVLGVVAAIIIASEMFLVSKTEIFDKRIIVIQNGINLKSPLELNKAIPFVWKTPDSPNGKGNDSSRGVSKESRTFFIAFSYWEQLAMATTNLMTLAALAAYSGRRVVAPFVKNSKMQIGQPENESQTMAFYFNLSSFNKKLLSHGYSTLASWEAFQDICHDKLDLLLYFIYRPEATRLRKDRNISWPLVFPCSWSGRQHEQLYKGFQVARTICLDVEILKSIERFNTEVSKGRPCIGIEEWRGNGSTTRANFPLPSTIHRPLSKLGVSFFNEKLMEIARDFISRTLDPTFISVHLRTEAILVRGGTISTVIDCFNEMAAQVRHKQDSTKSKTKIFVAGDFLAFGSHSGTILPARDKAKLLINQLNKQFVDSIMIFFDPQAYNLLDSGSVAIVEMNILASGSQFFSVGGGSFQDWIRHLFVQRHNNSFANVYDFCTT encoded by the coding sequence ATGTCGTCAATTGTGAGAAGAAAAACGTTTTACGTCTTAGGTGTAGTTGCAGCAATAATTATAGCCTCAGAAATGTTCCTGGTATCGAAAACTGAGATATTTGACAAACGAATAATAGTCATACAAAATGGCATAAACCTGAAAAGTCCTCTGGAATTGAACAAAGCAATACCGTTTGTATGGAAAACTCCTGACTCGCCGAATGGAAAGGGAAATGACTCAAGTCGCGGTGTTTCAAAAGAGAGCCGAACGTTTTTCAtagcgttttcatactgggagCAACTGGCAATGGCGACAACCAACCTCATGACTCTAGCGGCTTTGGCGGCTTACAGCGGTCGTCGAGTTGTAGCACCTTTTGTAAAGAACTCGAAAATGCAGATAGGCCAACCAGAAAATGAATCGCAAACAATGGCGTTCTACTTCAACTTGTCCTCGTTTAACAAAAAGCTCCTGTCGCACGGTTACAGCACCCTTGCAAGCTGGGAAGCATTTCAGGATATCTGCCATGATAAACTAGACCTGCtgttatattttatttatagGCCAGAAGCGACACGCTTAAGGAAAGACCGAAACATTTCATGGCCTTTAGTTTTTCCTTGCTCATGGAGTGGCCGTCAACACGAACAGTTATACAAAGGATTTCAAGTAGCACGGACTATTTGCCTAGATGTGGAGATTCTTAAATCGATTGAGAGATTCAACACCGAAGTTTCCAAAGGTAGACCGTGCATCGGCATCGAGGAGTGGAGAGGGAATGGCTCGACAACGCGAGCCAACTTTCCATTGCCATCAACAATCCATCGTCCCCTTTCAAAGCTCGGCGTTTCCTTCTTCAACGAAAAACTCATGGAAATCGCCCGTGATTTCATATCAAGAACGTTGGATCCAACATTTATTTCCGTTCATCTGCGCACCGAAGCTATTCTGGTGCGTGGAGGAACAATTTCCACTGTAATTGACTGTTTCAACGAAATGGCGGCACAAGTCCGGCATAAACAAGATAGCACAAAGTCTAAAACGAAAATTTTTGTTGCTGGAGATTTCCTTGCATTTGGATCTCACTCGGGAACCATTTTACCTGCTCGTGATAAAGCGAAATTGCTGATTAATCAGTTAAACAAGCAGTTTGTTGACTCGATCATGATATTTTTTGATCCACAAGCTTATAATCTTTTGGACAGTGGCTCTGTCGCTATCGTTGAAATGAATATTCTCGCTTCAGGAAGTCAATTTTTTTCAGTTGGAGGAGGATCGTTTCAAGATTGGATAAGGCACTTGTTTGTTCAACGACACAATAATAGTTTTGCTAATGTTTATGACTTTTGCACGACATAA